In the Myxococcota bacterium genome, one interval contains:
- a CDS encoding DUF3604 domain-containing protein, translating to MSFTQRLGRGTALLVCLWLPVSAFAAEHAFERTEKREDCASHEALRQPLFGDTHVHTAFSFDARSQSTLNTPRDAYRFAKGEEIGIQPYDPATGKAMRSIQIDRPLDWTAVSDHSEMLGEVRACYVEGSPGYDSDACWYMRNLGPMAMVSAARTLLGRERFNFCGDKRDGACAVNHRAAWQDIQDAAEEAYDRTAECSFTAFAGYEWTASVGNGENLHRNVIFRNHVVPDFAMSWVDTPSAYDLWVGLERQCVKGKKGCDVLTIPHNSNISGDGLMFASGKLRTEKDGGLRVTKEEARRRQRYEPLVEIMQHKGDSECLLGGDTVDEACAFEKLDYDSFAGVSRLAQLGITSNVTPKPKRSAMVREALKKGLLQEATIGVNSLKYGIIASTDTHLAAPGLAMEYDSKGHGGAGNNAVFGLPIGLPDNLEFNPGGLAVVWAEENSRDSVFAALTRKEAYGTSGTRPVVRFFGGWGYEGGLCGSDGFAEAGYDGGVPMGGDLPKRPADAGAPRFAVSALQDPGTDAHPGMPLQRIQIVKGWVEGGASREKVYDVAGGDNGASVDTATCRPSGAGEASLCSVWEDPDFDPNERAFYYARVLENPTCRWSQQLCVSAGVVCSDSSTITRGFEGCCAEDHRPVIQERAWTSPIWYSPGR from the coding sequence CGCCGCGGAGCACGCCTTCGAGCGCACCGAAAAGCGGGAAGACTGCGCGAGTCACGAAGCGCTGCGTCAGCCGCTCTTCGGAGACACCCACGTCCACACCGCCTTCTCCTTCGACGCGCGCTCCCAGAGCACGCTCAACACTCCGCGCGACGCCTACCGCTTCGCGAAGGGTGAAGAGATCGGCATCCAGCCCTACGACCCCGCGACCGGCAAGGCGATGCGCTCGATCCAGATCGATCGGCCCCTCGACTGGACCGCCGTCTCGGACCACAGCGAGATGCTGGGCGAGGTGCGGGCCTGCTACGTCGAGGGTTCGCCCGGCTACGACTCGGACGCCTGCTGGTACATGCGCAACCTCGGCCCGATGGCGATGGTGAGCGCGGCGCGCACTCTGCTGGGCCGCGAGCGCTTCAACTTCTGCGGCGACAAGCGCGACGGCGCGTGCGCGGTGAACCACCGCGCTGCGTGGCAGGACATCCAGGACGCCGCCGAAGAAGCCTATGACCGCACCGCCGAGTGCAGCTTCACGGCGTTCGCGGGCTACGAATGGACCGCCTCGGTCGGCAACGGCGAAAATCTCCACCGCAACGTGATCTTCCGGAACCACGTGGTCCCCGACTTCGCCATGTCCTGGGTCGACACCCCTTCGGCCTACGACCTCTGGGTCGGACTCGAGCGCCAGTGCGTGAAGGGGAAGAAGGGCTGCGACGTCCTCACCATCCCGCACAACTCGAACATCAGCGGCGACGGCCTGATGTTCGCGAGTGGCAAGCTCCGCACCGAGAAGGACGGCGGTCTGCGCGTGACCAAGGAAGAGGCCCGACGCCGGCAGCGCTACGAGCCCCTCGTCGAGATCATGCAGCACAAGGGCGACTCCGAGTGCCTGCTCGGCGGCGACACGGTCGACGAAGCGTGCGCCTTCGAGAAACTCGACTACGACTCCTTTGCGGGCGTCTCCCGCCTGGCACAGCTCGGCATCACCTCGAACGTGACGCCGAAGCCGAAGCGCTCGGCGATGGTGCGCGAAGCCCTCAAGAAGGGCCTGCTCCAGGAAGCGACGATCGGCGTCAACTCGCTGAAGTACGGAATCATCGCGAGCACCGACACCCACCTCGCGGCCCCCGGTCTGGCCATGGAGTACGACTCGAAGGGCCATGGGGGTGCGGGCAACAACGCGGTCTTCGGCCTGCCCATCGGTCTGCCCGACAACCTCGAGTTCAACCCGGGCGGCCTGGCCGTGGTCTGGGCCGAGGAGAACAGCCGCGACTCGGTGTTCGCCGCACTCACCCGCAAGGAGGCCTACGGCACCAGTGGTACGCGTCCGGTCGTCCGATTCTTCGGCGGCTGGGGCTACGAAGGCGGCCTCTGCGGAAGCGACGGTTTCGCGGAGGCGGGCTACGACGGTGGCGTCCCGATGGGCGGCGATCTCCCGAAGCGCCCCGCCGACGCGGGGGCGCCCCGCTTCGCGGTGTCGGCCCTGCAGGATCCGGGCACCGATGCCCACCCGGGCATGCCGCTGCAGCGCATCCAGATCGTGAAGGGCTGGGTCGAGGGCGGCGCGTCCCGCGAGAAGGTCTACGACGTGGCCGGCGGCGACAACGGCGCCTCCGTCGACACGGCGACCTGCCGTCCCTCGGGCGCGGGTGAAGCGAGCCTCTGCAGCGTCTGGGAAGATCCGGACTTCGATCCGAACGAGCGTGCCTTCTACTACGCGCGCGTGCTCGAGAATCCGACCTGTCGCTGGAGCCAGCAGCTGTGCGTGAGCGCCGGTGTCGTGTGCAGCGACTCGAGCACGATCACGCGCGGCTTCGAGGGCTGCTGCGCCGAGGACCATCGCCCGGTGATCCAGGAGCGCGCCTGGACCTCGCCGATCTGGTACTCGCCGGGGCGCTAG
- a CDS encoding SelT/SelW/SelH family protein, with the protein MTARPVVEIEYCTRCRWLLRAAWMAQELLQTFESDLGGVRLTPNEEGGVFDVRLDGDALFSRASESRFPESKELKRLVRDRVAPGRDLGHVDR; encoded by the coding sequence GTGACCGCGCGACCCGTCGTCGAGATCGAGTACTGCACCCGCTGTCGTTGGCTGCTCCGCGCCGCGTGGATGGCCCAGGAACTCCTGCAGACCTTCGAGAGCGATCTCGGTGGGGTGCGTCTGACGCCAAACGAAGAGGGCGGGGTCTTCGACGTGCGCCTCGACGGTGACGCGCTCTTCTCCCGCGCGTCGGAAAGCCGCTTCCCCGAGAGCAAGGAACTCAAACGCCTCGTGCGCGACCGGGTCGCTCCCGGCCGCGACCTCGGTCACGTCGATCGCTGA